One genomic region from Thermovirga sp. encodes:
- a CDS encoding MBL fold metallo-hydrolase, whose product MEIAPGVNITLIDLPLAIEGYHDFFGIWLVRDEARNRNIVVDVGPASTAPLLVEDLLDLGVNRLDYILLTHIHLDHSGGLASLLEAFPSAEVAVHPKGKPHLVNPERLWKSSLRVIPEMAPAYGEPAPVDGYRFIPEGDQIPGIIAIDTPGHASHHRSFFYETPAGPVLFAGEAASTFTRIDRLVPGAGPDRYMLRPASPPRFYIDRALQSIEKLKGGDASLLCYAHFGHTRHARRMLEEAAQQIQLWKKLFMEYLGERGPINVAGVDMDELLAFLIDRDPWLEEFPKLPADIQSRERSFMLSSAAGFLEAVLS is encoded by the coding sequence ATTGAAATCGCGCCGGGCGTAAACATCACCCTCATTGACCTGCCCCTTGCCATAGAGGGTTACCATGACTTCTTCGGGATCTGGCTGGTCAGGGACGAGGCTAGGAATCGGAATATCGTCGTGGACGTGGGACCGGCCTCGACGGCCCCTCTCTTGGTCGAAGACCTTCTGGACCTGGGTGTGAATAGGCTGGACTATATCTTGCTGACCCATATCCACCTGGATCACTCCGGTGGCTTGGCATCACTGCTTGAAGCCTTCCCTTCCGCCGAGGTAGCGGTCCACCCGAAGGGGAAACCCCACCTGGTCAACCCCGAAAGGCTCTGGAAAAGCAGCCTGAGGGTCATACCCGAAATGGCACCGGCCTACGGAGAGCCCGCGCCGGTTGACGGGTACCGCTTTATCCCCGAAGGAGACCAAATCCCCGGGATCATCGCCATCGATACTCCGGGGCACGCTTCCCACCATCGCTCCTTTTTCTATGAAACTCCGGCCGGCCCGGTCCTTTTCGCCGGCGAGGCGGCGAGCACCTTCACCCGCATCGACCGTCTCGTCCCTGGAGCCGGACCCGACAGGTACATGCTGCGGCCGGCCTCTCCGCCCCGGTTCTACATCGACAGGGCCCTGCAATCCATAGAAAAACTCAAGGGCGGGGACGCGTCCCTGCTCTGCTACGCCCACTTCGGGCACACTAGGCATGCGCGGCGGATGTTGGAAGAGGCGGCCCAACAGATCCAACTGTGGAAAAAACTGTTCATGGAGTACCTCGGCGAAAGGGGACCCATCAACGTCGCCGGGGTGGACATGGACGAACTGCTGGCCTTCCTGATCGACCGAGACCCCTGGCTTGAAGAATTTCCGAAGCTCCCCGCCGACATCCAATCCCGCGAGAGGAGTTTCATGCTCTCCAGCGCGGCCGGTTTCCTGGAAGCGGTCCTCTCCTGA